In one Drosophila pseudoobscura strain MV-25-SWS-2005 chromosome X, UCI_Dpse_MV25, whole genome shotgun sequence genomic region, the following are encoded:
- the LOC117184511 gene encoding uncharacterized protein, translated as MACGCAHSSLGYTEKDRLIVTPGQGQRQQHPRQRRQVRLLQNSPSSDQSNGTLVAQRLINSGSSTKMKTLSSFISEHPEELAQQCRVQANPNAPGNGNGQQTTKWKSLRAVMAYYCSLRRIKRNVAH; from the coding sequence ATGGCTTGTGGCTGCGCACACAGTAGTTTAGGATACACAGAGAAGGATAGACTTATAGTGACGccgggacagggacagcggcagcagcatccacgCCAGCGCCGCCAGGTGCGTCTTCTTCAGAACAGTCCGTCCTCCGACCAGAGCAACGGCACATTGGTGGCACAGCGCCTGATCAActccggcagcagcaccaaaaTGAAGACGCTCTCCTCCTTCATCAGCGAGCATCCCGAGGAGCTGGCCCAGCAGTGTCGCGTCCAGGCCAACCCCAACGCCCctggcaatgggaatggccAGCAGACGACAAAGTGGAAGAGCCTCAGGGCCGTGATGGCTTACTACTGCTCACTACGACGCATTAAGAGGAATGTTGCTCACTAA